A portion of the Mustela erminea isolate mMusErm1 chromosome 19, mMusErm1.Pri, whole genome shotgun sequence genome contains these proteins:
- the FOXF1 gene encoding forkhead box protein F1 — protein sequence MTAEVQPAPRAQPPPPPPPLPPPPPPPGSSAAQSSGGSGGGGSSHPMSSAPEKQQPPHGGGVGGGGGGGTAMDPASSGPSKAKKTNAGIRRPEKPPYSYIALIVMAIQSSPTKRLTLSEIYQFLQSRFPFFRGSYQGWKNSVRHNLSLNECFIKLPKGLGRPGKGHYWTIDPASEFMFEEGSFRRRPRGFRRKCQALKPMYSMMNGLGFNHLPDTYGFQSSAGGLSCPPNSLALEGSLGMMNGHLPGNVDGMALPSHSVPHLPANGGHSYMGSCGGAAAGEYPHHDSSVPASPLLPATASGVMEPHAVYSGSTAAWPPSASAALNSGASYIKQQPLSPCNPAANPLSGSLSTHSLDQPYLHQNSHNAPAELQGIPRYHSQSPGMCDRKEFVFSFNTMAPSSMHSAGSGSYYHQQVTYQDIKPCVM from the exons ATGACGGCAGAGGTGCAGCCAGCCCCGCGCgcgcagccccctccccctccccctcctcttcctcctcctcctcctcctcccggctCGTCGGCGGCGCAGagcagcggcggcagcggcggcggcggcagcagccaCCCGATGTCTTCGGCGCCCGAGAAGCAGCAGCCACCGCACGGCGGCGGCGTcggcggcggcgggggaggcGGCACGGCCATGGACCCCGCGTCGTCCGGCCCGTCCAAGGCCAAGAAGACCAACGCCGGCATCCGGCGCCCGGAGAAGCCGCCCTACTCGTACATCGCGCTCATCGTCATGGCCATCCAGAGCTCGCCCACCAAGCGCCTGACGCTCAGCGAGATCTACCAGTTCCTGCAGAGCCGCTTCCCCTTCTTCCGCGGCTCCTACCAGGGCTGGAAGAACTCCGTGCGCCACAACCTCTCTCTCAACGAGTGCTTCATCAAGCTGCCCAAGGGCCTCGGGCGGCCTGGTAAAGGCCACTACTGGACCATCGACCCGGCCAGCGAGTTCATGTTCGAGGAGGGTTCCTTTCGGCGGCGGCCGCGCGGCTTCCGAAGGAAATGCCAGGCGCTCAAGCCCATGTACAGCATGATGAACGGGCTCGGCTTCAACCACCTCCCGGACACCTACGGCTTCCAGAGCTCTGCCGGCGGCCTCTCGTGCCCGCCCAACAGTCTGGCGCTGGAGGGCAGCCTGGGCATGATGAACGGCCACTTGCCGGGCAATGTGGACGGCATGGCTTTGCCCAGCCACTCGGTGCCACACCTGCCCGCAAACGGCGGGCACTCGTACATGGGCAGCTGTGGCGGCGCAGCGGCGGGTGAGTACCCGCACCACGACAGCTCGGTGCCCGCCTCCCCTTTGCTGCCTGCAACCGCCAGCGGGGTCATGGAGCCCCACGCAGTCTACTCAGGCTCCACTGCCGCCTGGCCGCCCTCGGCCTCTGCAGCCCTCAACAGCGGCGCCTCCTACATCAAGCAGCAGCCCCTGTCCCCCTGCAATCCCGCGGCCAACCCCCTGTCTGGCAGCCTCTCCACGCACTCCCTGGACCAGCCGTATCTACACCAGAACAGTCACAACGCCCCAGCTGAGTTGCAAG GCATCCCGAGGTATCACTCCCAGTCCCCCGGCATGTGTGACCGCAAGGAGTTCGTCTTCTCCTTCAACACCATGGCGCCCTCGTCCATGCACTCGGCCGGCAGTGGCTCCTACTACCACCAGCAGGTCACCTACCAAGACATCAAGCCCTGTGTGATGTGA